One segment of Panicum virgatum strain AP13 chromosome 1K, P.virgatum_v5, whole genome shotgun sequence DNA contains the following:
- the LOC120706208 gene encoding sucrose transport protein SUT5-like produces the protein MEGDGKEAAGKGLDWAAMNLEGGGGGAEKGDGNATRRPGMGIVRLFLACMVSGGIQYGWALQLSLLSPYSQTLGISHSYVSLTWICGPIAGFVVQPIVGYYSDRCTAKLGRRRPFILAGCVIICLSVLMIGFSADIGRHLGDTKENCSTFTGARWSAAAVYIVGFWFLDFANNTVQGPARAMMADLSAGQHGPNVGQAIFSLWMALGSVLGYLSGANAKWHEWLPWLKTAACCDACANLKGAFLTAVILIIISMSVTLALAGEEQLGKDNVDASSGGACSAFVDLFKSLRNLPPAMFKVLAVTAVTWLSWFPFFQYNTDWMGREIYHGEPQGLGGKADAFNAGVREGAVGLLFCSIALGVTSFLIPKLCRKLTSRVVWSISNLMVFVIMTVMVVLGIISMKGYKPSLTAGLLGPDSTFRGIALALFALIGIPQAVLFSVPWAVASEVATEEGGGQGLTIGVLNIAIVLPQLVIALTAGPIDGVFNKGNTPAFGIGAAFALICAVLSMILLPKTRGVSNATVMAGGH, from the exons ATGGAGGGCGACGGCAAGGAGGCCGCGGGCAAGGGCCTCGACTGGGCCGCCATGAAcctcgagggcggcggcggcggcgccgagaagGGCGACGGCAATGCGACCCGGAGGCCGGGGATGGGCATCGTCCGGCTCTTCCTCGCCTGCATGGTCTCCGGCGGCATCCAGTACGGCTGGGCGCTCCAGCTCTCCCTCCTCTCGCCATACTCTCAG ACTCTTGGGATCTCGCACAGCTACGTCTCCCTGACATGGATCTGCGGCCCTATCGCCGGATTTGTG GTGCAACCCATCGTCGGCTACTACAGCGACCGGTGCACGGCGAAgctcggccgccggcggcccttCATCCTCGCCGGATGCGTCATCATCTGCCTCTCT GTGCTGATGATCGGCTTCTCGGCGGACATCGGCCGCCACCTCGGCGACACCAAGGAGAACTGCAGCACGTTCACCGGCGCCCggtggtccgccgccgccgtctacaTCGTGGGCTTCTGGTTCCTCGACTTCGCCAACAACACCGTCCAG GGACCTGCTCGCGCGATGATGGCTGACCTTTCCG CCGGACAGCACGGCCCCAACGTTGGGCAGGCGATCTTCTCCCTGTGGATGGCTCTCGGCAGCGTCCTCGGCTACCTGTCCGGCGCCAACGCGAAATGGCACGA GTGGCTCCCATGGCTCAAGACCGCCGCGTGCTGCGACGCCTGCGCAAATCTCAAGGGCGCCTTCTTGACCGCTGTG ATCCTCATCATTATCAGCATGTCGGTCACCTTGGccctcgccggcgaggagcagcTCGGCAAGGACAACGTCGacgcctcctccggcggcgcgtGCTCCGCGTTCGTCGACCTCTTCAAGAGCCTCAGGAACCTCCCCCCTGCCATGTTCAAGGTGCTCGCCGTCACGGCCGTCACCTGG CTCTCGTGGTTCCCCTTCTTCCAGTACAACACGGACTGGATGGGCCGGGAGATCTACCACGGCGAGCCGCAGGGCCTGGGCGGCAAGGCGGACGCCTTCAACGCCGGCGTCCGCGAGGGCGCCGTCGGGCTCCTCTTCTGCTCCATCGCGCTGGGCGTCACCTCGTTCCTCATCCCCAAGCTGTGCCGGAAGCTCACGTCCCGGGTCGTCTGGTCCATCAGCAACCTCATGGTGTTCGTCATCATGACCGTCATGGTCGTCCTCGGCATCATCTCCATGAAGGGCTACAAGccctccctcaccgccggcctcctcggccCCGACTCGACCTTCAGGGGCATCGCGCTCGCCCTCTTCGCCCTCATCGGCATCCCGCAGGCC GTGCTGTTCAGTGTCCCATGGGCCGTGGCGTCTGAGGTCGCCACCGAGGAAGGAGGAGGCCAAGGCCTCACCATTGGCGTCCTCAACATCGCCATCGTCCTTCCACAG CTGGTGATCGCGCTCACCGCCGGCCCCATCGACGGCGTCTTCAACAAGGGCAACACCCCGGCCTTCGGCATCGGCGCCGCCTTCGCCCTGATCTGCGCGGTCCTGTCGATGATCCTGCTCCCCAAGACGAGAGGGGTGTCCAACGCCACCGTCATGGCGGGCGGGCACTGA